Proteins encoded together in one Altererythrobacter epoxidivorans window:
- a CDS encoding GFA family protein — MSMTGGCLCGQVRYEIEGEPAMSLTCHCKNCQKQAGSSLSVIIGVPASNFSMTGELKTYEDTGDSGQPVLRMFCPQCGSPVVSKVSQQPGMVFVKAGTLDDTSTIKPAFHLYTKSKQDWVELGDIPAFETVPDGL, encoded by the coding sequence ATGAGCATGACTGGAGGCTGCCTGTGCGGGCAGGTGCGCTACGAGATCGAAGGCGAACCGGCGATGTCCCTGACCTGTCATTGCAAGAACTGCCAGAAACAGGCCGGCAGTTCCTTGTCGGTGATCATCGGCGTGCCGGCCAGCAACTTCTCCATGACGGGTGAGCTTAAGACCTATGAAGACACTGGCGACAGCGGGCAGCCGGTGTTGCGGATGTTCTGCCCGCAATGCGGTTCGCCGGTAGTGAGCAAGGTGTCGCAGCAACCCGGCATGGTTTTCGTCAAGGCAGGTACGCTGGACGATACCTCGACGATCAAACCCGCTTTCCACCTCTATACGAAGAGCAAGCAGGACTGGGTCGAACTTGGCGACATCCCGGCTTTCGAGACTGTGCCCGACGGACTTTGA
- the ygiD gene encoding 4,5-DOPA dioxygenase extradiol, translated as MPRTPALFIGHGSPMNTLESNGYTQGWAAFGEHLPRPKAILAISAHWYFGATAVTAMARPRTIHDFYGFPQELFDVEYPAPGDPDLAGEIQELVKPQWMGLDQDQWGLDHGTWSVLKHMYPDADVPVVQLSLNATQPAQYHFDLGRALAPLREKGVMVLGSGNVVHNLRRVQWDKPDDGTDWGRRFDDAVAQQLASAPGDILKVTEHPDYAMAVPTPDHFLPLLYMAGIAAEEGSGIEQLLQGHSLGSISMTSYGIGAHVELAKDPHCAAQLPRGVPPEQSNI; from the coding sequence ATGCCCCGGACACCAGCTCTTTTCATCGGCCATGGCAGCCCGATGAATACGCTGGAAAGCAATGGCTATACGCAAGGGTGGGCGGCCTTCGGCGAACACTTGCCGCGACCGAAGGCGATACTGGCGATTTCGGCGCACTGGTATTTCGGTGCTACGGCCGTGACGGCGATGGCGCGCCCGCGCACGATCCATGACTTTTACGGCTTCCCGCAGGAACTGTTCGACGTCGAATATCCTGCCCCGGGAGACCCCGACCTCGCCGGAGAGATCCAGGAACTGGTGAAGCCGCAATGGATGGGCCTCGACCAGGATCAATGGGGTCTCGACCATGGCACCTGGTCGGTGCTGAAGCACATGTATCCCGATGCCGATGTGCCGGTGGTGCAGCTGTCGCTCAACGCGACGCAGCCTGCACAATATCACTTCGACCTGGGACGTGCACTCGCGCCCTTGCGAGAGAAAGGCGTCATGGTCCTCGGCAGCGGCAATGTCGTCCACAATCTGCGCCGCGTGCAATGGGACAAGCCGGACGATGGCACCGACTGGGGCCGCCGGTTCGACGATGCCGTCGCGCAGCAGCTGGCCAGTGCGCCGGGCGATATCCTGAAGGTAACCGAACATCCCGATTATGCGATGGCGGTGCCCACTCCCGACCATTTCCTGCCGCTGCTTTACATGGCCGGAATCGCGGCGGAGGAGGGCAGCGGGATAGAACAGTTGCTGCAGGGCCATTCGCTCGGCTCTATCAGCATGACCAGCTATGGCATCGGTGCCCATGTCGAGCTGGCAAAGGACCCGCATTGCGCGGCCCAATTGCCCCGCGGTGTGCCGCCCGAACAAAGCAACATCTGA
- a CDS encoding sulfotransferase domain-containing protein — protein sequence MPTTARLIRPATREVRNRAFDSRFWDDFPVRSDDIVISTYPKCGTTWTQRIVGMLVFGSAEPFAVQDSSPWPDFRMPPPGAMLGLAESQTHRRFLKSHLPFDALPFYEGVKYIHVARDGRDAAMSFFNHKSHYTAESIARFAELSNEDPKFGDGDSYEFSPQDPVAHFTQWVDGPEDHQGDPGAGYFEMEKSFWEARDEPNVLLVHFNDLKADREGEMRRIADFLDIDISEALWPELVEAAGFDAMKKTSSALMPTADNVWKGGGNTFINKGTNKRWEGVFRKEDLARYDAKVAAEFSPSLAAWCEHGRLKAEALAAN from the coding sequence ATGCCGACAACCGCACGCCTCATCCGTCCTGCCACGCGCGAAGTGCGCAATCGCGCCTTCGACAGCCGTTTCTGGGACGATTTTCCGGTCCGCTCCGACGATATCGTCATTTCGACCTATCCGAAATGCGGGACCACCTGGACCCAGCGCATCGTGGGAATGCTGGTGTTCGGTAGCGCCGAGCCTTTCGCGGTGCAGGATTCCTCGCCCTGGCCCGACTTCCGCATGCCGCCGCCCGGCGCAATGCTGGGCCTCGCCGAAAGCCAGACCCACCGCAGGTTCCTGAAGTCCCACCTGCCGTTCGATGCCCTGCCCTTTTACGAAGGGGTCAAATATATCCACGTCGCACGCGACGGGCGCGATGCAGCGATGAGTTTTTTCAATCACAAGTCCCATTACACCGCGGAATCGATCGCCCGCTTTGCCGAACTGAGCAACGAGGATCCCAAGTTCGGCGACGGCGACAGCTATGAATTCTCGCCGCAGGATCCGGTCGCGCATTTCACCCAGTGGGTCGACGGGCCGGAAGATCACCAGGGCGATCCCGGCGCTGGCTATTTCGAAATGGAGAAAAGCTTCTGGGAGGCCCGGGACGAGCCCAATGTCCTGCTGGTGCATTTCAACGACCTCAAGGCCGACCGCGAGGGAGAGATGCGCCGCATCGCCGACTTCCTCGATATCGATATTTCCGAAGCGCTGTGGCCCGAACTGGTCGAGGCGGCAGGTTTCGACGCGATGAAGAAAACATCCTCCGCATTGATGCCGACAGCAGACAATGTCTGGAAAGGCGGCGGCAACACCTTCATCAACAAGGGCACGAACAAGCGCTGGGAAGGGGTATTCCGCAAGGAAGACCTCGCCCGTTATGACGCAAAGGTGGCGGCCGAGTTCAGCCCCTCGCTCGCCGCGTGGTGCGAGCATGGACGGCTGAAGGCGGAAGCGCTGGCGGCGAATTGA
- a CDS encoding lipocalin family protein, with protein sequence MKRKLLIAAIALPLTLGLAACVGTPGPVGNASVPQPAKPVELPAYLGKWYEYGRYEASFQKGCEGVTAEYSLRDDDRIKVVNSCYQGSLDGEFRQSTGKAKIVEDSQGAKLKVSFFGPFYGDYWVLDHGPTGADGLYDWSIVGEPSGRYLWMLTREAQPDAATRALLESRVRELGYDWGLVRLTQQPDS encoded by the coding sequence ATGAAACGCAAGCTCCTGATCGCCGCAATCGCCCTCCCCCTCACCCTCGGCCTTGCCGCATGTGTCGGCACGCCCGGTCCCGTCGGCAATGCCAGCGTGCCGCAACCGGCCAAGCCGGTCGAACTGCCTGCCTACCTCGGCAAATGGTACGAATACGGCCGCTACGAAGCATCCTTCCAGAAGGGATGCGAGGGCGTGACGGCGGAATATTCGCTGCGCGACGACGACCGGATCAAGGTGGTCAATTCATGCTACCAAGGGTCGCTGGACGGCGAATTTCGCCAGTCCACCGGCAAGGCGAAGATCGTCGAGGATAGCCAGGGTGCAAAGCTGAAGGTCAGCTTTTTCGGGCCGTTCTATGGCGATTACTGGGTACTGGACCACGGGCCCACGGGCGCCGACGGGCTGTATGACTGGTCGATCGTGGGCGAGCCGAGCGGCCGGTATCTGTGGATGCTGACCCGCGAGGCGCAGCCCGATGCGGCAACGCGTGCCCTGCTTGAAAGCAGGGTCAGGGAACTCGGTTATGACTGGGGGCTGGTCCGGCTGACGCAGCAGCCGGACAGCTGA
- a CDS encoding dipeptidase: MKSTLAPLALAVAAMAAGTTGLAAQETPEQVAAAALDAAPVFDGHNDVPGQLRDRYKNVLADFDFHDTTDVPGNGWSGGGMHTDLPRAREGKLGAQFWSVYVSASLPEPEAVQTTLEQIDVTKRMVARYPDDLQFALTADQVESAMANGRIASLMGMEGGHSIGSSLAVLRQMYDLGVRYMTLTHSKTIPWADSATDAPTHGGLTDFGKDVVREMNRIGMLVDLSHVSEEVMNDALDVAKAPVIFSHSGARAINGHARNVPDSVLDRLPENGGVVMVVALPAYLSEAQRQWFADRSAEEARLKALWQGQPDKAEAMLKAWDEAHPTPDATISDMADHIDHIKKVAGVAHIGIGGDYDGMRSGPVGMEDVTGYPALFTELAKRGYSQAELEMIASRNILRAMREAERYAASQRDAAPYETLIGAAD, from the coding sequence ATGAAATCGACGCTTGCGCCTTTGGCCCTCGCCGTCGCAGCCATGGCTGCGGGAACGACGGGCCTTGCCGCTCAGGAAACGCCGGAACAGGTGGCGGCAGCGGCTCTCGACGCAGCGCCGGTTTTCGATGGACATAACGACGTCCCCGGCCAGCTACGCGACCGCTACAAGAACGTGCTCGCCGACTTCGACTTCCACGATACGACCGATGTGCCCGGTAACGGCTGGAGCGGGGGCGGGATGCACACCGACCTGCCGCGCGCCCGCGAAGGCAAGCTCGGCGCACAGTTCTGGTCGGTTTATGTCAGCGCCTCGCTGCCCGAACCCGAAGCGGTGCAGACGACGCTCGAACAGATCGACGTGACCAAGCGGATGGTTGCCCGCTATCCCGATGACTTGCAGTTCGCCCTCACGGCAGACCAGGTGGAAAGCGCCATGGCGAACGGCCGCATAGCCTCGTTGATGGGTATGGAAGGCGGGCATTCGATTGGATCGAGCCTGGCAGTCCTGCGCCAGATGTACGATCTCGGTGTGCGCTACATGACGCTCACGCACTCGAAGACGATCCCCTGGGCGGACAGCGCTACCGATGCGCCCACCCATGGCGGCCTGACCGATTTCGGCAAGGATGTCGTGCGCGAGATGAACCGTATCGGCATGCTGGTCGACCTCAGCCATGTCAGCGAAGAGGTGATGAACGACGCACTCGACGTCGCGAAAGCGCCGGTGATCTTCAGCCATTCGGGCGCCCGGGCCATCAATGGTCATGCCCGCAACGTGCCTGACAGCGTGCTTGACCGCCTGCCCGAAAACGGCGGCGTCGTCATGGTCGTCGCCCTGCCGGCCTATTTGAGCGAGGCGCAACGCCAGTGGTTTGCAGACCGCTCTGCCGAAGAGGCCCGCCTGAAGGCGCTGTGGCAGGGGCAGCCCGACAAGGCAGAGGCGATGCTCAAGGCTTGGGATGAAGCGCATCCCACACCCGACGCAACCATTTCCGACATGGCAGACCACATCGACCACATTAAGAAGGTTGCTGGCGTCGCCCATATCGGCATCGGCGGCGACTATGACGGTATGCGCAGCGGCCCTGTCGGCATGGAAGACGTTACCGGCTATCCGGCATTGTTCACCGAGCTTGCGAAGCGCGGATATTCGCAGGCCGAACTCGAGATGATTGCGTCACGCAATATCCTGCGCGCCATGCGCGAGGCCGAGCGTTATGCAGCGAGCCAGCGCGATGCTGCTCCTTATGAAACACTGATCGGAGCTGCCGACTAG
- a CDS encoding DUF3008 family protein, with amino-acid sequence MKANSKAQQKAAGAALAAKRGDQMVSDLQGASRDMYDSMSEEELEEMASTSREDLPETAD; translated from the coding sequence ATGAAAGCAAATTCGAAAGCCCAGCAAAAGGCGGCAGGGGCCGCGCTCGCTGCCAAGCGCGGCGACCAGATGGTCTCTGACCTGCAAGGCGCCTCCAGGGACATGTACGATAGCATGTCCGAGGAGGAACTGGAGGAGATGGCGTCGACTTCTCGCGAAGACCTGCCTGAAACCGCCGACTAG
- a CDS encoding HPF/RaiA family ribosome-associated protein: protein MQVQFNSDSSVMGTENVADRIEAAVRDKLSRFEERLTRIEIHVRDENGPKHGGDDKACTIEARPRGGRAIGVTEHAAKVDDAARKAANTLAQRLTRHFGKSERHGHDPRPDKVMS from the coding sequence ATGCAGGTCCAGTTCAATTCCGACAGCAGCGTCATGGGCACCGAAAACGTGGCCGACCGTATCGAGGCTGCGGTGCGCGACAAGCTATCCCGTTTCGAGGAACGCCTCACCCGGATCGAGATCCATGTGCGCGACGAGAACGGACCCAAGCATGGCGGCGATGACAAGGCCTGCACGATCGAGGCACGCCCCCGCGGCGGCCGTGCGATCGGCGTGACGGAACACGCGGCCAAGGTCGACGATGCGGCGCGCAAGGCGGCGAACACGCTGGCCCAGCGCCTGACGCGTCATTTCGGCAAGAGCGAACGCCACGGGCACGATCCGCGACCCGACAAGGTCATGTCGTAA
- a CDS encoding alkylphosphonate utilization protein, with product MTDSDEEYVYDEESGEWMPQSEFDAKQAAASAVEVRDAVGNILADGDQVTLIKDLEVKGAGQTLKQGTLIKSIRLTGDPQEIDCKYPGIKGLVLRAEFVRKR from the coding sequence ATGACCGACAGCGACGAAGAGTATGTTTACGACGAAGAAAGCGGCGAATGGATGCCGCAGTCCGAATTCGATGCGAAGCAGGCCGCTGCCAGCGCAGTCGAGGTTCGCGACGCTGTCGGAAATATCCTCGCCGATGGCGACCAGGTCACCCTGATCAAGGACCTGGAGGTCAAGGGCGCAGGCCAGACGCTGAAACAGGGCACGCTGATCAAGTCGATCCGCCTGACCGGAGACCCGCAGGAAATCGACTGCAAGTATCCCGGGATCAAGGGATTGGTGCTGCGCGCGGAATTCGTCCGCAAGCGTTGA
- a CDS encoding PaaI family thioesterase produces MTAQEKPAYKVPFVDRTGMRRIEERRGYSKLLMPLEPNANHVDVMYLGAFCVLAEAVAAGPGISVLDTSRFFPIIKDIAVDFHRMAASDVTAEFGLSEAEIAGLLADLERKGSATYFAEVPMHDADGTLAATGKVTVKLLSHNWSPPG; encoded by the coding sequence ATGACCGCACAGGAAAAACCCGCCTACAAGGTGCCATTCGTCGACCGGACCGGAATGCGCCGGATCGAGGAACGGCGCGGCTATTCGAAGCTGCTGATGCCGCTCGAACCCAATGCTAACCACGTCGATGTCATGTATCTCGGTGCGTTTTGCGTGCTGGCGGAAGCGGTTGCGGCCGGACCTGGCATCTCGGTGCTCGACACCTCGCGCTTTTTTCCGATCATCAAGGATATCGCGGTCGATTTCCATCGCATGGCCGCCAGCGACGTCACCGCCGAATTCGGCCTGTCGGAGGCAGAGATCGCAGGCTTGCTGGCAGACCTTGAGCGCAAGGGCAGCGCAACCTACTTCGCCGAAGTGCCGATGCACGATGCCGACGGTACACTCGCCGCCACAGGCAAGGTCACGGTCAAGCTGCTGAGCCACAACTGGTCTCCGCCCGGCTGA
- a CDS encoding COG3650 family protein produces MIIACRKIALLAAVAALAGCTGASQGGEDVEAFDGIAEGEKISLLGNEPFWGAKIADGTLTWSTPDNIDGETVPITRFSGNNGLGFSGEVSGEVIQVAVTPGECNDGMSDRTYPFTATITLGDRQLEGCGYTDKQSFDGPENP; encoded by the coding sequence ATGATCATCGCATGTCGAAAAATCGCCCTCCTTGCCGCAGTGGCTGCCCTGGCTGGCTGCACGGGGGCATCCCAGGGCGGTGAGGATGTGGAAGCGTTCGATGGGATTGCCGAAGGTGAAAAGATCAGCCTGCTGGGTAACGAGCCCTTCTGGGGGGCGAAGATCGCAGACGGAACGCTCACCTGGTCGACGCCCGACAACATCGACGGCGAAACCGTGCCCATCACCCGGTTTTCAGGCAACAACGGCCTCGGCTTTTCTGGCGAAGTGTCCGGCGAGGTGATCCAGGTCGCCGTCACGCCGGGTGAATGCAACGACGGAATGAGCGACCGCACCTATCCTTTTACGGCCACGATCACTCTCGGCGACCGGCAGCTGGAAGGTTGCGGATATACGGACAAACAATCTTTTGACGGACCGGAGAATCCCTGA
- the thiC gene encoding phosphomethylpyrimidine synthase ThiC: MADINSKLEIGVTTGPIRGSRKVHVGARTGSGIRVAMREIDLEGDEPSVRVYDTSGPYTDPAANIDIQAGLPALRRDWIMARGDVEEYDAREVKPEDNGQLGPDRSGGVPAFPNVVKRPLRAKAGQNVTQMHYARRGIITPEMEYVAERENLGREMAKELIAANREGAQSWGAQIPDVITPEFVRDEVARGRAIIPNNINHPESEPMAIGRNFLVKINANIGNSAVASDVASEVDKMVWSIRWGADTVMDLSTGRNIHDTREWIIRNSPVPIGTVPIYQALEKVGGIAEDLTWEIFRDTLIEQAEQGVDYFTIHAGVRLPYVPLAANRVTGIVSRGGSIMAKWCLAHHKESFLYEKFDEITEIMKAYDIAYSLGDGLRPGSIADANDEAQFAELYTLGELTHRAWKQDVQVMIEGPGHVPMHKIKENMDKQLEVCGEAPFYTLGPLVTDIAPGYDHITSGIGAAQIGWYGTAMLCYVTPKEHLGLPDRDDVKVGVVTYKLAAHAADLAKGHPAAKVRDDALSKARFEFRWRDQFNLSLDPDTAENYHDQTLPAEGAKTAHFCSMCGPKFCSMKISQEVRDFAGKQNQGADTFLESGQSGAEAAEASRQAALQGMREMAEKYREGGDLYLPAK, from the coding sequence ATGGCCGACATCAATTCGAAGCTGGAAATCGGCGTGACCACCGGCCCCATTCGCGGCAGCCGCAAGGTCCATGTCGGCGCGCGCACCGGCAGCGGTATCCGCGTCGCCATGCGCGAAATCGACCTCGAGGGCGATGAGCCTTCGGTCCGCGTTTACGACACCTCCGGCCCATACACCGATCCCGCAGCCAATATCGACATCCAGGCGGGCCTTCCTGCGCTGCGCCGGGACTGGATCATGGCGCGCGGAGATGTCGAGGAATACGACGCACGCGAGGTAAAACCGGAAGACAACGGCCAGCTCGGCCCCGACCGTTCGGGCGGCGTCCCTGCGTTCCCCAATGTCGTGAAGCGCCCGCTTCGCGCCAAGGCCGGGCAGAACGTCACGCAGATGCACTATGCGCGCCGCGGTATCATCACGCCCGAAATGGAATATGTGGCGGAGCGCGAGAACCTGGGCCGTGAAATGGCGAAGGAACTGATCGCCGCCAATCGCGAAGGCGCGCAGAGCTGGGGCGCGCAGATCCCTGATGTCATCACGCCCGAATTCGTCCGCGACGAAGTGGCGCGGGGCAGGGCGATCATCCCCAACAACATCAACCACCCCGAAAGCGAACCGATGGCGATCGGCCGGAACTTCCTGGTCAAGATCAACGCCAATATCGGCAATTCCGCCGTGGCGTCCGACGTCGCATCCGAGGTCGACAAGATGGTCTGGTCGATCCGCTGGGGCGCGGACACGGTCATGGACCTCTCCACGGGCCGCAACATCCACGACACGCGCGAATGGATCATCCGCAACTCGCCCGTTCCGATCGGTACAGTGCCGATCTACCAGGCGCTGGAGAAGGTCGGCGGCATTGCCGAAGACCTGACGTGGGAAATCTTCCGCGACACGCTGATCGAACAGGCCGAACAGGGCGTCGACTATTTCACCATCCATGCGGGCGTGCGCCTGCCCTATGTCCCGCTCGCCGCCAACCGCGTCACCGGCATCGTGTCGCGCGGTGGCAGCATCATGGCGAAATGGTGCCTCGCGCATCACAAGGAGAGCTTCCTTTACGAGAAGTTCGACGAGATCACCGAGATCATGAAGGCCTATGACATCGCCTATTCGCTGGGCGACGGCCTGCGTCCGGGCAGCATTGCCGACGCCAATGACGAGGCGCAGTTTGCCGAGCTCTACACGCTGGGCGAGCTGACCCACCGCGCGTGGAAGCAGGATGTGCAGGTGATGATCGAAGGGCCGGGCCATGTGCCCATGCACAAGATCAAGGAGAATATGGACAAGCAGCTGGAAGTGTGCGGCGAAGCGCCCTTCTACACACTCGGGCCGCTCGTGACCGATATCGCGCCGGGTTACGACCACATCACCAGCGGCATCGGCGCGGCGCAGATCGGCTGGTACGGCACGGCGATGCTCTGCTACGTCACGCCGAAGGAACACCTCGGCCTGCCCGACCGCGACGACGTGAAGGTGGGCGTCGTAACCTACAAGCTCGCCGCTCATGCTGCCGACCTTGCCAAGGGGCATCCGGCAGCCAAGGTGCGCGACGACGCGCTGTCAAAAGCTCGCTTCGAGTTCCGCTGGCGCGACCAGTTCAACCTCAGCCTCGATCCCGACACGGCAGAGAACTACCACGACCAGACGCTGCCGGCAGAAGGCGCCAAGACCGCGCATTTCTGCAGCATGTGTGGTCCGAAGTTCTGCAGCATGAAGATCAGCCAGGAAGTGCGCGACTTCGCCGGCAAGCAGAACCAGGGCGCCGACACTTTCCTCGAAAGCGGGCAGTCCGGTGCAGAAGCCGCCGAGGCAAGCCGCCAGGCTGCGCTGCAGGGGATGCGTGAAATGGCCGAAAAGTACCGCGAGGGCGGCGATCTTTACCTCCCGGCAAAATAG
- a CDS encoding SWIB/MDM2 domain-containing protein has translation MAGNNALQKPVNLSPELENVVGKGPMTRAQVTSKVWEYIKAHNLQDSKDKRQINPDDKLGAVIGKQQISMFKMTAAVSKHLS, from the coding sequence ATGGCTGGCAACAACGCACTACAAAAGCCGGTGAATCTCTCGCCGGAACTCGAGAACGTCGTAGGCAAGGGTCCGATGACCCGCGCCCAGGTGACCTCGAAGGTCTGGGAATACATCAAGGCACACAACCTTCAGGATTCGAAGGACAAGCGCCAGATCAATCCCGACGACAAGCTGGGCGCCGTGATCGGCAAGCAGCAGATCTCGATGTTCAAGATGACCGCTGCGGTTTCCAAGCACCTCAGCTAA
- a CDS encoding cold-shock protein produces the protein MAKTGTVKFFNADKGYGFIQPDDGSADSFVHITAVQAAGMQTLDKEQRLNYEVETGRNGKESAVNLSAAD, from the coding sequence ATGGCCAAGACTGGCACCGTCAAATTCTTCAACGCCGACAAGGGTTATGGCTTCATCCAGCCCGACGACGGTTCTGCAGACAGCTTCGTCCACATCACTGCGGTCCAGGCTGCCGGGATGCAGACGCTCGATAAGGAACAGCGCCTCAACTACGAAGTCGAAACCGGCCGCAACGGCAAGGAAAGCGCCGTCAACCTTTCGGCTGCCGACTGA
- a CDS encoding ion channel, which produces MFAEYSMAGQLTLATFMVLLTVMVHGVGLVVLTRVLRIEQHEERAAHYSPLSTRGIAFTFALVIGLFAIHGLEIWLYAALYLLGGAQPDLHQAVYFSTITYGTIGYDDEGLPRAWQLVAAIEGINGVILLGWSTAFFVALVARMGRR; this is translated from the coding sequence ATGTTCGCAGAGTACAGCATGGCTGGCCAATTGACGCTCGCCACCTTCATGGTCCTTCTGACCGTGATGGTGCATGGCGTCGGGCTGGTGGTCCTCACTCGCGTCCTGCGGATCGAGCAACACGAAGAACGCGCTGCCCATTATTCTCCCCTTTCAACCCGGGGAATCGCCTTCACCTTCGCATTGGTGATCGGCCTCTTCGCAATTCACGGGCTCGAAATCTGGCTGTACGCCGCGCTGTATCTGCTCGGCGGAGCGCAGCCCGATCTCCATCAAGCGGTCTATTTCAGCACAATCACCTACGGAACGATCGGCTATGACGACGAGGGTCTGCCGCGTGCCTGGCAACTGGTGGCGGCTATCGAGGGCATCAATGGCGTGATCCTGCTCGGCTGGTCGACAGCCTTCTTCGTCGCTCTGGTAGCACGGATGGGCAGGCGCTAG
- a CDS encoding RidA family protein: MIRRALVAAAAIPVFAAMTVSAQAGEPKQTLMPEDAEARAFQEQVGYSDAVIHGDTIWLSGVVAVPQEGDEGMKPSFHRVFGQLGRTLERLGADWDDVLEVQTFHTDMAAQIYEFADVKNEYIKAPFPAWTAIGVSALYEPEGLVEVKLIVRKPEGESNRGN; the protein is encoded by the coding sequence ATGATCCGCCGAGCTTTAGTAGCAGCCGCCGCCATCCCCGTCTTCGCCGCCATGACCGTGTCGGCACAGGCGGGCGAACCCAAGCAGACGTTGATGCCGGAGGATGCAGAGGCGCGCGCCTTCCAGGAACAGGTCGGCTATTCCGATGCCGTGATCCACGGCGACACGATCTGGCTGTCGGGCGTCGTGGCTGTCCCGCAAGAGGGGGACGAGGGGATGAAGCCATCCTTCCACCGCGTGTTCGGGCAGCTCGGGCGCACGCTGGAGCGGCTCGGCGCGGACTGGGACGACGTGCTGGAGGTGCAGACCTTCCACACCGACATGGCCGCGCAGATCTACGAATTCGCGGACGTGAAGAACGAATACATCAAGGCGCCATTCCCGGCATGGACCGCCATCGGGGTGAGTGCGCTTTACGAGCCGGAGGGGCTGGTCGAGGTCAAGCTGATCGTGCGGAAGCCCGAAGGGGAGTCGAATAGAGGCAACTAG
- a CDS encoding DUF2945 domain-containing protein, with the protein MSNSNSFRTSEYVKWNWGNGEGCGQVKERFEREVTRTLDGSEVTRNGCENDPAYLIKQDDGAEVLKLGSELESA; encoded by the coding sequence ATGAGCAATTCCAACAGCTTCCGGACCAGCGAATATGTGAAGTGGAACTGGGGCAACGGCGAAGGCTGTGGCCAGGTCAAGGAACGCTTCGAGCGCGAAGTAACCCGAACGCTTGATGGCAGCGAGGTCACCCGCAACGGTTGCGAGAACGACCCTGCCTATCTGATCAAGCAGGACGACGGCGCCGAAGTGCTCAAGCTCGGTTCGGAGCTGGAATCGGCCTGA
- a CDS encoding YbhB/YbcL family Raf kinase inhibitor-like protein — translation MNSVPDWFNSALPPAARHAGLALAKVGTERAHGRGGFTLTSPAFRNGEELDPSFTADEEDAVAPPLEWTAPPPGTQELVIIVEDASSNGPAPACHWLVWGLAGQRGKLLEGEVPPRAGKNSHGNSEWMLPDLPDGETHHFVFQLFALELPLTLMPGAGREDLLSAMEGQVIASAALVAHYTKSDEEDDDWVDDEI, via the coding sequence GTGAATAGCGTGCCCGACTGGTTCAATTCGGCTTTGCCGCCTGCTGCCCGCCATGCGGGTTTGGCCCTGGCGAAGGTCGGAACCGAACGTGCACACGGTCGCGGAGGCTTCACCCTCACGAGCCCGGCATTCCGTAACGGCGAAGAGCTCGACCCCAGCTTCACCGCCGACGAAGAAGATGCCGTTGCACCGCCGCTGGAATGGACTGCGCCCCCGCCTGGCACGCAAGAGCTTGTCATTATCGTGGAGGATGCAAGCTCCAACGGCCCTGCGCCTGCATGCCACTGGCTGGTCTGGGGTCTCGCCGGACAGCGCGGCAAGCTGCTCGAAGGCGAGGTGCCGCCGCGGGCGGGCAAGAATTCTCACGGTAATTCGGAATGGATGCTTCCCGACCTGCCGGACGGAGAAACCCATCACTTCGTATTCCAGCTGTTCGCACTCGAACTGCCGCTGACCCTGATGCCAGGGGCGGGCAGGGAAGATCTGCTTTCAGCTATGGAGGGGCAAGTCATCGCCAGCGCTGCGCTGGTCGCCCACTACACCAAGTCGGACGAAGAAGACGACGACTGGGTCGATGACGAAATATGA